In Mucilaginibacter sp. KACC 22063, the genomic stretch TTACCTACCGTTACCGGCCCTATAATTACGTTACTCATTCCAATGAGGCTTCCATCACCGATAATTACATCGCCTACACCATTATTGATGGTACAAAAAGATTCTATTACAGACTGGTTGCCCAGTTCAAAGCGGTTAAAAGGCAGCACATCCATACGGCTACGGTAGCGCACCTTTGATCCCTTACCGCGTTTATGCAGAAAAGGATTAACAAACCATTTTACCCACAGCCTGGGCCGTGCTTCGCCGCTTGGTATCAGCAGCCAGTGTACAAATGCTTTAAGTTTGGGATTATTTTTTATTTGTTCCGTTAACGACATATCACGCTTCTTTTCTTTTTGCTTTTTCCCAAATTGCGCTTTGCGTACCGCTTATGTAGCGCATGATACCGCGTACTACGGCATAATTCATCATACAGAAATAATATGGGATAAAAAGTATTTTCACTTTGATCTGCCGGGTTTCCAGCAGCCAACCTAATAAAGCCATACTGTAAAATATGATCTGACCTGCAAGTAACAGGTCATAAACTAAGCTATCATAACCACTCCTCACAATTACGATATTAAGGATTAAGGCTGCGATCATTAAAAATGGGACCACTGTCCAGCGTAAAACCCGGTGGCTTACATACTGAAAAGTTAATATTGGCTTTGGAAAAGGATTTAGTAGTTTCTTAAGCCACACGATTGATTGTATACCGCCCGCTGCAATCCTTATCTTACGTTTAAGCTCCTCTTTAACACTATCCGAACTATTTTCCATGGCATATGCTTCCGGCTCGTAAATAACACGGTAACCTTTTGCAGCAACAAGTAATGAAGTCATGAAATCTTCGATGATACTGTTAGCTGGTATCTCCGGATACAAGTTCGTCCTGATACTAAACAACTCACCAGCTGCACCAACCACAGTTAGCAATTCAGAATCCCAGGTTTTAAGTTTCGACTCATATTTCCAGTAAAAGCCCTCTCCTGCCGTGGCATCATCGGCCGCGCTGGTGGCAACACGCTTCTCGCCTGCTACTGCCCCTACAACCGGATCGGCGTAATGGCGGCAAATGTTTATCAGGGCATCGGCATTTAAAAATGTGTTTGCATCAGTAAATACAATCACATCGGTAGTTACCTCTTTCAAGACACGGTGTACTGCAGCCAGTTTACCCTTGCGGGCTTCGCTATGCATGTGTTTGATCTGCGGGTAAGCAGCTACAAGTTCGGGCGTTCTGTCGGTAGAGCCATCGGTAACAAAAATCAACTGTAGCTTACCTGCCGGATAACGAAGGCTCAGTGTATTGGCAATTTTTTCATCAATAAAATCTTCTTCATTATAAGCCGCGATGATTAAACTACAGCTTGGCAATAAACCTTCGTCTACCGGAGGTATAACAGGTTTGCCTTTAACAATACGTTTAATTTTAATGATGAAATACAATAGTATGCCATATCCGAAAAAGGCATAAAATACAATAAAAAGGCTAAGCCAAAGCGCTATCTTCATTTAACGGGTGATAGGATATCCTAAATTGTTGCTGTTTATGTTATTGGTCAAATTCCACCAAATGGCTTTAAGCAAAAGCTTACCAAAGCCCTTTTGTTTGTTCTTGCTATAATTGAGCAGGTTTCTTGGTGTTACTATCAGTATAAAATAAAGGTAGAAAAATAAGCGTGCCTGCAAAGGTGCATTTCGGCGGATGAAAAGTATGCGGTTACGGTTCATAAAATATTCCTTTAAACCGCTGGCCTTTCCAACAGAAACCGATTCTTTGTGATATATTAATCCCGCAGGGATAAACCATACCTCGTAACCTGCTTTTTTAATATGATCACACCAATCCATCTCCTCATAATACAAGAAAAAGTTTTCGGCCATCATGCCTGCCTTGTCTATGGCTTCGAGCTTTAACATCATGGCCGCACCATGTGCGTAACCGGTTGGCCCTGTAGTATTATCATACTGGCCATTATCTTTCTCCAATAATCCGATGGTTGAATTTCTGCACGTATAATAATTCATGGGTGTAAAACCCGCATATTGTAAGGTATCGGGCTCATCAAAATACCTGATTTTGGGGGATGCCATTCCTATGGAAGAATTGGCTTCCATTACCTTTATCATTTCATCAATCAGCCCGGGGGTAAACTCCGTATCGTTATTCACAAAAAACAAATAGTCACCTGTTGAAGCTTTTATACCTAAATTGTTGCCCCCGGCAAAACCAAGGTTAGCATCCGAACGTATGAATTTAATACCGGGATATTGTGATTGCCAGTTTGGGACACTGTTCTCTTTGCTGCCATTATCAACCACAATAATTTCTATGTTTGTATAAGTATTTGTGTTACTGATAGATGCTAAAAGTAATTCCGTTATATAACTTTGATTAAAATTAACCGTTATGACAGAAACCTTTTTCATCTAATATATATGTTAAACGTAACTTACGAGGGTTGAAGTTACATTGAATATAGTTACCAATTGAGTAATAAAAAAAACATATCTAAAGAAATTTCCGATTTCGAAAAAATCAGTAATCAGCAAAATGATATTGATCAGAAACTGGATGAACTTATTACGCTTTTAGCGCAAAGTAACCTCGACAGTGAATCGATTAAAAATTTACAGAACCGTTTTAACACAGCCGTTCAATCTTCAAATATCGACCGCAGCAAGCTAAAGGACTTTGAAAAGATGGATGAACTGAGCGCAACCGCATCACGCGAAGAATTGCTCGACGAGTTCAGCATACTTTTAACCAATCACCGTATCGACAGTGCAGGAGCAACTAACTACATCAAAAAAGAAAGGCTTTCGTCTGTTGTGCTTATCCTGATTGCGGTGTTAATGATTGGGCTTGGATTTGCCATGATTGTGATGCCAGCCCCGCCTTATTTTGAAATGTTCACCATTTACTATTTCAACCCCAATGATGGTGTAACCATAATGGATGTCATTTCACTAATTATTATATTAGCGGGTGTGTACTTATTAATTAAAACTTTCTATCAGAAAAAAACACTTCCCTAATTTTTTCAAATGGCATCTGATTCGTCTTTAAAAAAAATACTTCTGGTAGATGATAATCCGCTTTTTTTAAAAATGCTTTCGCAGGCATTTAAAAAATCAGGGTTTGTTTGTGATACTTCCGAATCTGCTGCAGACGCTTTACAAAAGCTAAAAACCGAGCGCCCGGATGCAATAGTATCTGACTACCAGATGCCTGTGATGAATGGGCTCGAGTTTAGGAGACACCTGTTAAAGCAACCTGTACTTCAGGATATACCATTTATATTCCTAACCGATTTTTCTGACGAAGACTTAGTAACCAGCGGACTTAACCTGCAGGCTATTGATTATGTATTAAAAAATACGCCTGTAAATGTGATCGTATCAAAACTCAATAACCTGATTGATACTGTCAGCAAGCAAAGGCAATTATCTGAAGCCGAAGTTAAAAAAGCAGCAACGGCGTTGAATATTAAGTCAATACCACAACAGGCCCCTATACTTAAGGGCTACGAGCTCAACTTTTGGCATCAGTCGTTTCAGGATATACCAGGCGGAGATTTTATTGACTTTATACAGGTTACCGATCGTTTTACTTTTATAGTGCTTGGCGATGTAATGGGTAAAAAATGGATGGCTTGGTTTTTAAGCTTTAGTTTTTTAAGCTACATAAGGGCTGCCGTTAAGTTTGCCATCTGGAGCGGGGAATATTCAACCGCTGCTATATTGCAAAAGGTAAACCATATCATTGCAACCGACGAGGTACTTGCCGACATCCTGTCGAGCCTGTCATTACTGATGATCGATCATGAAAAGAATACGATCAGTTATTCAGGTGCGGGCGATCTTCCTATTGTTTATTATGAAGCAGCTACCGGGCGGTTAACTGAGCTGCAATCTTCCGGGTTACTGTTAGGTTTATTTGCTGACGGTATGTACGAAGAACAACAGATGGCCATGCAGGCAAATGACCAGCTTTTTATATTTACAGATGGCATCATAGATTATGCTGTAGATAAAGATCACAGTAAGTCTGACTATAAATATTTTGTACAAAAATTAAAAGAGATAACAGATAAGCAAGATACCTTTGCTAATCTAAAGGAGTATCTTAAAAAAAATGCAGTTACAGCCCAGGTTGATGATTGCAGTATTATTCATTTGCTTAAAACCACTGACAATGATTGATATCATAAAAAACTCAGATAATTATATCCTTGCCGATCTGCAATTAACAGAGGCTAACATGAGTAATGCAGATACCTTTAAAGCTGAAATGGTTAAGCTGCTGGATACGCATCAGAAAAAAATTGCGCTAAGCATGCACCAGGTAAGCTATATCGACAGTACTTTCTTAGGCGCACTGGTAGCTTCATTAAAGCATGCTATTGCAACCAAGCAGGATATTTTACTTGTAGGCCTTAAAAAAGACATACATGATCTTTTATCACTGATCAGGCTTGATAAGGTATTCAAGATCTACAATACCTTTAATGACGCTACTTCGGCTTAGCACTACTTAACTGAGCAGGTAATGGTAAGTGAGCTTTATTTTTTAAACGATTTAAGTTACGTTCCGGCAACGTTACTTGATGATATGCTTAATTTTATAAGGAATAATTTACCGCAGCAGCCTGACCATGATGCCTTAACTTTTAAAACCAAGTTTATCCTCACCGAACTGATTACCAATGCCGTGAAACACACGCCAAATGATTCATCAAGTTTACAGATACGGATGGAGGATGATGGTATCAGGATTATAAAGACGGATACCGGAAACCCTTTAAATTTTAAGCTTAAAGCCGCTCCATCTGATAGCGTTATTGCATCAGACTTTTTGCATACGTTGTATGTGAAAAATAAAGATGAGCAATTGCATTTTTATTGTGTTGAAAATCACAATTCGCTTGCGGCAGATGATAATCTTCCTGAACATTTCGGTTTGCTGATCATCACCAAATCATCAGACACATTCTACTATCATCATAACAAAACCACTGGTGTAAATACGTTTAATGTATTTGTAGCTTACTAAGCTTTACCGCGGCCCAAGCCTTGTTTCACAAATGAAATAGCTTCCTTGTAACCTACTGTATATACACTCCAAAAGTTATATTTCTGGTACCGGTTAAGTGCAATGTAACTTATAATTACAGCAATTAATACCGGGACAACCGTAGTAACCGCAACACCGTAAATATTGCCCAATACCAGTATACCCAGGTAATCAAACAAAATATTTGCTGCCAGCATCACCAACACCTTGTAAAAGTTTATCTTAGGTTTATTAATTACATCAAGCGTTAAAGCAGAAAAGCGATCAACAGGATATAATAGCGCAAAGGTCATAAACAGCCTGAATACATTGGCTGCTTCTGTATGGGCGTATTTGCCGCCACCAATCAGCGATATAGCAATATCCGCAAGCAGAACTGCTATTATACAGGCGGGGATCAAAATCACAGTAAGCATACCTGCATATTTTTTCATGGTGTAGATCACCTCTTCCCTTTTATTTTGATTATAATGCGCAGAAAGCTCAGGCATACCAGTAGCAGCGAAACTTACCAAAGGAACCTCAACCAACTGCATCAGGCTTTGACCCAGATTATAAACAGCTAATGGTGCAGGGCCAAGCATAAAGTTAATGATATAAGTATCAGATGTGCGGAACATATTTGCGCTTAACGTTGTCCCAACACTGTATTTACCAAAATTATAAAGCTCCATCACCGTTTTTTTAGTACTGCGGGCAAGCGTATTTACCCGCGACCAGCCCATTACCATTGCATACAGGCTCGTAATTAAGTTAGAGATCAGGTATGAATACAGCAGGCTATCAAGCGTTAGCTTTTTAATGATGAGCAGAATGATAATAAAAACGATAAAAAGCCCGCGGTTTACAAAACGTACGTACAGCAGTTGATCAAAACGTTGTTCGCCCTGTAGCACGCAGGTTGCTAAAAACATGGGCAGGGTGAACAGATAGGCCAAACCAAACCATTTGATAAATAGCCGCAGCCCCTCGTCTGTAACGTAGTGTGAGAAAAATATCGCCGGCAGGTTCAGTAAAACAAGTATGCCTGTTATGATTAATCCAACCACCCAGGTAGAACCCGCTACCTCTGCAGTACGTGCTTCATCTGATCCTGCATAAAACTTGATAAAAGCAGTGGTGATAAACCCGGATCGAAAAGTATCTATCAATAAATAGGTAGCCTGAAAAAACACCCATTTACCGGCTTCTGATATGGGCATGGCCCTAAAAATGATTGCCGTGGTCACCATTCCAAGTACAATCATTACCCCGTTACCGGCTAATGACAAGAAATGTTTATTTTTAATTATTCCGGTAGCTTTTGCCCACATCCTAACTTTATAAATATTCGTAAAACAAGATTAAGTAAAATAAATTCATTTATCAGATATTAGCACAATCAGATACAAATATGGTACAACACCTGTTTCCCGAAGTAACGCTTCTAATTACGCATTATAACCGTAGCCGCTCGCTCCAACGTTTGTTAAAAACATTTGCAGATCAAGGCTTTGTATTCGGCGGAATTGTGGTATCTGATGATGGTAGTAAACCAGAACATCTGGAGTATATTAAAAATCTGAAAACGAATTTTGAGTTTGATCTTATTACGACACCTGTCAATAAAGGTTTAGGCAATAATATCAATAAAGGGCAAGATGCTGTTAAAACGCCCCTTACCCTATACGTGCAGGAAGACTTTGAACCTAAGCCTGCTTTTGCAGAGCATTTTAAAGATGCATTAACTTTTTTTAAAGAAGACCCTACCTGGGATATTGCCAGATTTTATGCTTATTTCAGTTATCCATACAAGAAGCCTTACAAAAATGGTTTTTCGGAAATGCTGTTTAAGTCTTCCATTTTTTATGGCAATCACCTGAAGTTTTATGTTTATAGTGATCATCCGCATTTGCGCAGAAGTAACTTTTTAGAAAAATTCGGCCGTTATCCGGAAGGTATAAAAGGCGATCGCACCGAGTTTTTAATGGCGGCTTCGTTTATTAAACACAAAGGCAGGGGCTTGTTTTACGATAATTTCAACGACCTTTTCTATCAAAAGAATTCGTCAGACGAACCAAGCACCATGAACAGGGCCGACTGGCGCGAAAGCAAAAATCCTGTTGCGCTTACAGCCCGATACTTTTACCTGCGGTTTAAACTGCTGCGCTGGACCTACGAAGTATTGTATAAAAAATAAGACCGTAGTCCTAACCATAACATTAGAAGTTTCGTAAATAGCCCATATGACTCCTGCATACCAATTTGATACTGTTACCCTACTGATTACTCACTATAACAGAAGCCAGTCTTTAGAGCGTTTATTAAAAGCGTTTGTAAAGCAAGAGATCAGCTTTGGAGATATTGTAGTATCTGATGATGGCAGCAAGCCCGAACATATTACCTATTTACAGGCGATTGCTCCGCAATATGGTTTCAGGCTCATTACAACGCCTAAAAACAAGGGCTTAGGCAATAACATTAACAAAGGGCAAGATGCCGTTAAAACGCCGCTTACGCTTTACGTACAGGAAGATTTCAATCCGTTTCCGGGCTATGGCAAGCATTTGCAGGATGCTGTTAGCATAATGGATGAAAGAAAAGATATGGATATCGTCCGTTTTTATGCCTATTTTAAATATCCGTATCTTAAACCCTACCGCGATGGCTACTCAGAAATGGTATTCAAGATCTGGTATCCGGGACACAGGAAGTTTCATTGCTATAGTGACCACCCGCACCTGCGCCGCAGCAATTTCTTTGAAAAATTCGGTCGTTACAGAGAAGGCCTTAAAGGCGACCGTACAGAATTTCTGATGGCGCTGTCATTTTTAAAACACGTTGGTAAAGGGATGTTTTATGAAGATTATAAAGGTCTTTTCGATCAGGTTAATTCCTCTGATGAACCAAGTACCATGACACGAAGCGACTTCAGGACAAGCACCAATCCGCTTGTATCTTTTGTAAGAATGATCTATCGTAATGTAAAGCACACTTACGAACTGATCACTTATAAAAATTAATTACTGTTGAACTGCGTTTATAGCTGCGTAAATTTCGTTTACGTTGTTTTCCCAGGTATGGCCTGAAGCAAAGTCAATACGCTCCTGCTGCTTTTCAGGCGAATCCTCATTCAAGGCTTTTTGTATGAGTTCAATATAATCTTCTTTGCCTTTGCCCAGATAAACATGGTCTGCAAAAACACTCATGGCTTCGGTATAGGTTGCCACAGTGGGTTTGCCCATAGCAAGGTATTCGTCAATTTTACGGGGGTAGTTACCAATAGTTACCTGGTTAACGATTTGCGGATTAATACATACATCAAAAGAAGAAATATAAGCCGGTAACTGGTCGCCATTTTTCCGGCCCAGGAAATGTACATTTTCTAATTGATGCAGATCACTTGTTATAAACTCATTGTCCTCCGGCCCAACCAAAACAATGCTCCAATCGGGCTTGTTTTGTGCAATGTGTTTCAACAGATCGATATCCAGCCGCAAACTTTGTAAAGCGCCAACATACCCGATAACAGGTTTTTTAATAGGCGCAACATCATTTGGCACAACCTGATCTTTGGCTACAAACATTTCCAGATCGCAGCCCTGCCCTACATAGTATGAATTAGGATTGTACTGTTTGCAATAATTAGCAAGGTAAACTGAGTTAGCTACGCACACATCACTCTTCGCGATGAGTTTTGGTTCCAGGCGCTCACCATGACGTTTCCAGTAATCCACACCCAACATATAATCGCGTGAATAGTAAACACTAACCTTGGGCTTTAAAAGATCTTTCAGATAAAAAGACCTGATAATATCGTTATCATTAAAAAGGATAATATCCTTAAAACCCAGTGTATCTATTGCCTTAGATATGCTTTCGGCAAAAAGCTTATTGTTGGCCTTATTAATTATGGTGTGTACCAATGTGAAAGGTAACCAGTTGATTGACCTGATTATCTTATCAGGATACAGGTTCCATAAATTATTTTCAATCTTGAAAATGTTGTCTTTTTTACCCTCTATCAGATCGATGCGCTTTTTAACGTTCGCATCACTTTTGCCCTTTAAATAGGTTTGTGTATCCAGCGGCGCATTAACATATAAAACACGATTATTCTTGCTGAATTCGAGTGCAATGTTTTTACAATTGCTACCGATTTCAACATCCCAGGCTTGTTGCCCAACAATAACAATATCCCTGTTCTTTATTATATCGCTCATGTTACTAAGTACCTTCTACGGAAGCAGCAGGCAAGATGTTTTTTCTTTTCTGATCATCTAAATTTTTAGTAATTGGGATAAGGGCTACAAAGAGGTAAAAAAGTATGTTCGACGGAAACTGAACCAAAGCTTCCTGCGGAAAATCGGCAATGTTGAATGCAAACACAATCAATGTTGCTGCCAGGCAGTAAGATTTTAATTCAGGATCTTGTATCAGATAAAAATTGTTGATGCCTGTTTTCATCATTACAAACATCATGGTACAAAATAGCAGCAAGCCTAACCACCCGTTTTCTACAGCAACCCGTATATAACCGCTATCTGGCGGAAAGTTAGACAAAAAAGAACCAGGTGCAAAACGTTTTCCCCATACACCGGTGGCTCCAAGGCCACCACCCATTGGGTGGGTTAAAATATAGGGCTGTATGCGTTTCTGATTTTGCTTACGCACGTTATAAGAATCGTCATTGTTAGGCCTGAACGCAGACTGGAAGCGTACGATATTTTGATTTCCTGTTGGTATATTAATCAGCACAATAAAAAAGAACCCGGCGATACAGGAGAAAATAAGCACCTTCTTATTATAGTTCAGTATAGCAAATAGCAGTAAAGCTGCCGGCAATAACACGTTTGCTCCGCGCGTGCCGGAAAAGATCATGGCGATGAAGAAAAGTATAATCAAAAACAATGACACGATCTTTTTCCAGTTAGCAAATTTCCCAAATATGACACATACGCATAGGATACTTGGCATTACCATGTTGTAAGAGTAAGCTACCGGGTCTGAGAAGAAAGAAAACTTACGCCAGTGACCATTTATAAAAAGCAAAGATGCAATAGAGGGATCCGAATATAAATAGGCATTTTCAGAGTCGCTGAAACCAATAAACTCCTGCTTAAAGCCATAAAGGGCGCCAAGTATCGACAATACCAGCCATAGTTTTAAAATAAGCCTTACAAATTTTACAGATTTGATATTATACAAAAAGATAAAATAGCTGATTTGTACAATAGCCACCGAGCGCACGGTATATACCCAGGCCATGCGCGATTCGGCCGTTGGGTTGGCTACTTCTATCAGGTTGTATCCAATCCATAATAAAACCATTACAGTTATTGGCCCCTTGAATAATGCCCAGTTATTTTCCTTTTTTTGCTTTACTACTACAACAATAGCCAGCAAAGCCTGCATGGCATCCATTAATGTACCTAACGGCCCGGGTATAAATCGCATTAGTAAAAAAAGCAGATAGGCAGTAATTAGTAATACCAACACCCCAAATTCTGAATAAGCAACAAGACACCACACTAATGGAATGCCAATAGCTATAGCCAGAAACATACCACCAAACGGAATGCCTGCCGTACCTACCCCAATACCGATGATGGCCGCAAATGCACCTAATAAACTAATAAATAAAGGGCTGTTTAATTTACTTACCAAACGGTTTATCCGGGCACGGTTATTTGTTTCGCGCTTTTTAAAAACAATGTTGCCGGCTACCGGATTATGATCTGCCATTTATAAAAACAATATTTTTAGAAATAACATATATGTGCTTAAAAATGCAACAACAATTGCAACAATACGCGTTATACGGTCTGTTTTTTCTTTTAGCTCTTTAGCAATTTCCTCTTTCCGTATAACTTCTTCTGAAGGATCAATTCTCATCTTTTTGCTCCTCCGAAGCACTATTATAGTAATGCGTAGTAGC encodes the following:
- a CDS encoding STAS domain-containing protein produces the protein MIDIIKNSDNYILADLQLTEANMSNADTFKAEMVKLLDTHQKKIALSMHQVSYIDSTFLGALVASLKHAIATKQDILLVGLKKDIHDLLSLIRLDKVFKIYNTFNDATSA
- a CDS encoding glycosyltransferase; amino-acid sequence: MTPAYQFDTVTLLITHYNRSQSLERLLKAFVKQEISFGDIVVSDDGSKPEHITYLQAIAPQYGFRLITTPKNKGLGNNINKGQDAVKTPLTLYVQEDFNPFPGYGKHLQDAVSIMDERKDMDIVRFYAYFKYPYLKPYRDGYSEMVFKIWYPGHRKFHCYSDHPHLRRSNFFEKFGRYREGLKGDRTEFLMALSFLKHVGKGMFYEDYKGLFDQVNSSDEPSTMTRSDFRTSTNPLVSFVRMIYRNVKHTYELITYKN
- a CDS encoding glycosyltransferase family 2 protein, coding for MKKVSVITVNFNQSYITELLLASISNTNTYTNIEIIVVDNGSKENSVPNWQSQYPGIKFIRSDANLGFAGGNNLGIKASTGDYLFFVNNDTEFTPGLIDEMIKVMEANSSIGMASPKIRYFDEPDTLQYAGFTPMNYYTCRNSTIGLLEKDNGQYDNTTGPTGYAHGAAMMLKLEAIDKAGMMAENFFLYYEEMDWCDHIKKAGYEVWFIPAGLIYHKESVSVGKASGLKEYFMNRNRILFIRRNAPLQARLFFYLYFILIVTPRNLLNYSKNKQKGFGKLLLKAIWWNLTNNINSNNLGYPITR
- a CDS encoding response regulator → MASDSSLKKILLVDDNPLFLKMLSQAFKKSGFVCDTSESAADALQKLKTERPDAIVSDYQMPVMNGLEFRRHLLKQPVLQDIPFIFLTDFSDEDLVTSGLNLQAIDYVLKNTPVNVIVSKLNNLIDTVSKQRQLSEAEVKKAATALNIKSIPQQAPILKGYELNFWHQSFQDIPGGDFIDFIQVTDRFTFIVLGDVMGKKWMAWFLSFSFLSYIRAAVKFAIWSGEYSTAAILQKVNHIIATDEVLADILSSLSLLMIDHEKNTISYSGAGDLPIVYYEAATGRLTELQSSGLLLGLFADGMYEEQQMAMQANDQLFIFTDGIIDYAVDKDHSKSDYKYFVQKLKEITDKQDTFANLKEYLKKNAVTAQVDDCSIIHLLKTTDND
- a CDS encoding lipopolysaccharide biosynthesis protein, which produces MWAKATGIIKNKHFLSLAGNGVMIVLGMVTTAIIFRAMPISEAGKWVFFQATYLLIDTFRSGFITTAFIKFYAGSDEARTAEVAGSTWVVGLIITGILVLLNLPAIFFSHYVTDEGLRLFIKWFGLAYLFTLPMFLATCVLQGEQRFDQLLYVRFVNRGLFIVFIIILLIIKKLTLDSLLYSYLISNLITSLYAMVMGWSRVNTLARSTKKTVMELYNFGKYSVGTTLSANMFRTSDTYIINFMLGPAPLAVYNLGQSLMQLVEVPLVSFAATGMPELSAHYNQNKREEVIYTMKKYAGMLTVILIPACIIAVLLADIAISLIGGGKYAHTEAANVFRLFMTFALLYPVDRFSALTLDVINKPKINFYKVLVMLAANILFDYLGILVLGNIYGVAVTTVVPVLIAVIISYIALNRYQKYNFWSVYTVGYKEAISFVKQGLGRGKA
- a CDS encoding acyltransferase encodes the protein MSLTEQIKNNPKLKAFVHWLLIPSGEARPRLWVKWFVNPFLHKRGKGSKVRYRSRMDVLPFNRFELGNQSVIESFCTINNGVGDVIIGDGSLIGMSNVIIGPVTVGNNVIFAQNIVASALNHGYQDVTVPISKQKVVTSQIIIEDDCWIAANSVITAGVTVGKHSVVGGGSVVTKDVPPYSVVAGNPARVIKRYNFDSKQWERA
- a CDS encoding glycosyltransferase encodes the protein MVQHLFPEVTLLITHYNRSRSLQRLLKTFADQGFVFGGIVVSDDGSKPEHLEYIKNLKTNFEFDLITTPVNKGLGNNINKGQDAVKTPLTLYVQEDFEPKPAFAEHFKDALTFFKEDPTWDIARFYAYFSYPYKKPYKNGFSEMLFKSSIFYGNHLKFYVYSDHPHLRRSNFLEKFGRYPEGIKGDRTEFLMAASFIKHKGRGLFYDNFNDLFYQKNSSDEPSTMNRADWRESKNPVALTARYFYLRFKLLRWTYEVLYKK
- a CDS encoding O-antigen ligase family protein — its product is MADHNPVAGNIVFKKRETNNRARINRLVSKLNSPLFISLLGAFAAIIGIGVGTAGIPFGGMFLAIAIGIPLVWCLVAYSEFGVLVLLITAYLLFLLMRFIPGPLGTLMDAMQALLAIVVVVKQKKENNWALFKGPITVMVLLWIGYNLIEVANPTAESRMAWVYTVRSVAIVQISYFIFLYNIKSVKFVRLILKLWLVLSILGALYGFKQEFIGFSDSENAYLYSDPSIASLLFINGHWRKFSFFSDPVAYSYNMVMPSILCVCVIFGKFANWKKIVSLFLIILFFIAMIFSGTRGANVLLPAALLLFAILNYNKKVLIFSCIAGFFFIVLINIPTGNQNIVRFQSAFRPNNDDSYNVRKQNQKRIQPYILTHPMGGGLGATGVWGKRFAPGSFLSNFPPDSGYIRVAVENGWLGLLLFCTMMFVMMKTGINNFYLIQDPELKSYCLAATLIVFAFNIADFPQEALVQFPSNILFYLFVALIPITKNLDDQKRKNILPAASVEGT
- a CDS encoding glycosyltransferase family 2 protein codes for the protein MKIALWLSLFIVFYAFFGYGILLYFIIKIKRIVKGKPVIPPVDEGLLPSCSLIIAAYNEEDFIDEKIANTLSLRYPAGKLQLIFVTDGSTDRTPELVAAYPQIKHMHSEARKGKLAAVHRVLKEVTTDVIVFTDANTFLNADALINICRHYADPVVGAVAGEKRVATSAADDATAGEGFYWKYESKLKTWDSELLTVVGAAGELFSIRTNLYPEIPANSIIEDFMTSLLVAAKGYRVIYEPEAYAMENSSDSVKEELKRKIRIAAGGIQSIVWLKKLLNPFPKPILTFQYVSHRVLRWTVVPFLMIAALILNIVIVRSGYDSLVYDLLLAGQIIFYSMALLGWLLETRQIKVKILFIPYYFCMMNYAVVRGIMRYISGTQSAIWEKAKRKEA
- a CDS encoding ATP-binding protein; amino-acid sequence: MVSELYFLNDLSYVPATLLDDMLNFIRNNLPQQPDHDALTFKTKFILTELITNAVKHTPNDSSSLQIRMEDDGIRIIKTDTGNPLNFKLKAAPSDSVIASDFLHTLYVKNKDEQLHFYCVENHNSLAADDNLPEHFGLLIITKSSDTFYYHHNKTTGVNTFNVFVAY
- a CDS encoding glycosyltransferase, which translates into the protein MSDIIKNRDIVIVGQQAWDVEIGSNCKNIALEFSKNNRVLYVNAPLDTQTYLKGKSDANVKKRIDLIEGKKDNIFKIENNLWNLYPDKIIRSINWLPFTLVHTIINKANNKLFAESISKAIDTLGFKDIILFNDNDIIRSFYLKDLLKPKVSVYYSRDYMLGVDYWKRHGERLEPKLIAKSDVCVANSVYLANYCKQYNPNSYYVGQGCDLEMFVAKDQVVPNDVAPIKKPVIGYVGALQSLRLDIDLLKHIAQNKPDWSIVLVGPEDNEFITSDLHQLENVHFLGRKNGDQLPAYISSFDVCINPQIVNQVTIGNYPRKIDEYLAMGKPTVATYTEAMSVFADHVYLGKGKEDYIELIQKALNEDSPEKQQERIDFASGHTWENNVNEIYAAINAVQQ